Proteins encoded in a region of the Lepeophtheirus salmonis chromosome 6, UVic_Lsal_1.4, whole genome shotgun sequence genome:
- the LOC121121102 gene encoding acetylcholine receptor subunit beta-like 1, protein MWIEVLSFIYAVNTVMSGKPPNYTQTLKKIIFENYDASVMPNNKGGNIGNVTFGFNPICLHLNNFGRVSGYVWYEITWYDERLKWDNFKDIESLSLPHNLVWKPDILPFLGNDGDSYSKKYPVVIFPDGKVVFIINVKINHRCFKKLSPIHNKTINCEVPFGSWTYDSEMMNLDFHNGKAEANLSSYDFDTCPTKILPSSATRKVKKYDGLPKEYITLVYHLKLVSLNPWEEEEGKWTKTTNDYMAYNFVKLE, encoded by the exons ATGTGGATAGAagtactttcatttatttatgctGTTAACACAGTGATGAGTGGTAAGCCTCCAAATTACACTCaaacattaaagaaaataatatttgaaaactatgATGCCTCGGTAATGCCAAACAACAAAGGAGGTAACATCGGAAATGTAACATTCGGGTTCAACCCGATATGTCTCCATTTAAACAACTTTGGAAGAGTTTCTGGATATGTTTGGTATGAAATTACTTGGTATGATGAGAGACTTAAGTGGGATAATTTTAAGGATATTGAAAGTTTGAGTTTACCCCACAATTTGGTATGGAAGCCAGATATTTTACCCTTCCTTGG AAATGATGGGGatagttatagtaaaaaatatcctGTCGTGATATTTCCAGATGGAAAAGTTGTCTTCATCATAaacgtaaaaataaatcatcgcTGCTTTAAAAAACTTTCCCCGATACATAACAAAACAATAAACTGCGAAGTACCTTTCGGTTCTTGGACATATGACAGTGAAATGATGAACTTGGATTTCCACAATGGGAAAGCTGAAGCTAATTTATCCTCATATGATTTCGACACCTGTCCAACGAAG ATACTTCCAAGTTCTGCAACAcgaaaggttaaaaaatatgatggctTACCAAAGGAGTATATTACTCTCGTATATCACTTAAAACTCGTTAGCCTAAACCCATGGGAAGAAGAGGAAGGTAAATGGACAAAAACTACAAATGATTACATGGCCTATAATTTCGTAAAACTTGAATGA
- the LOC121121101 gene encoding uncharacterized protein gives MGKVVLASPDTVPNKNDWVDKYLVIPELSHSEDPFPLVEKVYESEKDVDLTQEDIIYFVASFCGTKDKESEWDVQMKRPMQNFYDRQLLNDLSESSLKSLPYKKIKYVVFDVDGLLLDTENIYTLAQQEILNPFGVKFTNEAKCLMMGQKPLDGANTLIEHYNLENKLDPKDFLKQRYELCDKLFPDCKLLPGVEKLLKHLKSHSIPAAVATGSEAQHFKLKTQSHSKLFEDSFRHIITSDLVKKSKPHPEIFLLAASRFKGYSTEENDQVLVFEDSPLGIQAASAAGFHSVLIETEYNLDSKIKSTQRLPSLCEFKPELWGLPPYE, from the exons ATGGGAAAAGTCGTTTTGGCCTCTCCGGACACAGTCCCGAATAAAAATGATTGGGTGGACAAGTACCTTGTTATTCCAGAATTATCTCACTCTGAAGATCCCTTTCCTTTAGTAGAGAAAGTCTATGAATCCGAAAAAGATGTGGATTTGACCCAAGAGGACATTATTTACTTCGTGGCTAGTTTTTGTGGCactaaag ataaAGAGAGTGAATGGGATGTGCAAATGAAGCGTCCAATGCAGAATTTTTATGATCGCCAGCTCCTAAATGACCTCTCTGAGAGCTCTTTGAAGAGTCtaccttataaaaaaatcaagtatgtGGTATTTGATGTGGATGGACTATTATTAGATACAGAGAATATTTATACTCTGGCTCAACAAGAGATCCTGAATCCCTTTGGCGTAAAGTTTACTAACGAAGCCAAATGTCTTATGATGGGCCAAAAGCCATTAGATGGAGCAAATACTCTGATTGAGCACTACAACTTAGAGAACAAGTTGGATCCCAAGGATTTTCTGAAGCAACGCTATGAATTATGTGATAAGCTTTTTCCCGATTGCAAACTTTTACCTGGAGTAGAAAAACTACTTAAACATCTGAAAAGTCACTCCATTCCAGCTGCAGTAGCAACTGGAAGTGAGGCTCAACACTTTAAGCTCAAAACTCAAAGCCATTCCAAGCTCTTTGAGGATTCCTTTCGCCATATCATTACGAGTGATCtagttaaaaaatcaaaaccccatcccgaaatatttttattagctgCTTCTCGATTCAAGGGATACTCAACCGAGGAGAATGATCAGGTCTTGGTTTTTGAAGATTCACCATTAGGTATTCAAGCTGCTAGTGCTGCTGGATTTCACTCAGTTCTTATAGAAACAGAGTACAATTTGGattctaaaattaaatccaCCCAAAGACTCCCATCACTGTGTGAATTTAAGCCTGAACTATGGGGTCTTCCACCTtatgaatga
- the LOC121121100 gene encoding uncharacterized protein, protein MAQPKTDIVNTLVQTVKQDVEILEKSGQWIFSSYSPAKECASIPGIGLDDISPEEMRFEAYTAKYNNTLPAFEQSVQGLVQAYANIRRQLLNPTPSLKEALRKIYKDESSTVGTKSVFGGSNTFGQQSSGLFGASSNNSNNNAGSGSSLFGGNSFSSSSQGFGNQSNIPSKSIFGGSVSSMTQNSSSIFGGGGGGTASPQQAQQGGSIFGGGPPQPQQVNSVFGAPASVGSSSNPFASFQQKPSQQQSSSIFGTQQSSPQTNVFGSVQPQQQQVQQPQGGIFSQQPEQNPVGGIFAPSSSNNNNNNSSIFKNDATSLNMGAVSSEAEGMNDETIEEFQTPESLASRTIPNTTTSNPVPNNNNNNSSNIFQTPQELPKSEVKTGLFGQIIRKAEDPSLYSKIEILTREELEIFKTKNFVLGKIPEIPPPRELCT, encoded by the coding sequence ATGGCACAACCTAAAACAGATATCGTGAATACTTTAGTGCAAACAGTGAAACAGGACGTGGAGATTCTGGAGAAAAGTGGGCAGTGGATTTTTTCATCCTATTCTCCTGCAAAAGAATGTGCATCCATTCCTGGAATTGGACTTGATGATATTAGTCCGGAGGAAATGCGTTTTGAGGCCTATACTGCAAAATACAACAATACACTCCCTGCTTTTGAACAAAGCGTTCAAGGTCTTGTTCAAGCATACGCAAACATTAGAAGACAACTTCTAAATCCAACTCCAAGCTTGAAAGAAGCTCTACGGAAGATATACAAGGATGAATCAAGTACTGTTGGTACTAAAAGTGTGTTTGGAGGAAGTAACACTTTTGGACAACAATCCTCGGGTCTATTCGGTGCTTCCTCCAACAATAGTAATAACAATGCTGGTAGTGGGAGTAGTTTATTTGGAGGAAATTCATTTAGCTCATCTTCTCAAGGCTTCGGAAATCAGTCCAACATTCCttctaaatcaatttttgggGGTAGTGTGAGTAGTATGACTCAAAATTCATCAAGCATAtttggtggtggtggtggtggtacTGCTTCGCCACAACAAGCTCAGCAAGGGGGTTCAATATTTGGTGGTGGACCTCCTCAACCACAACAAGTCAACTCTGTATTTGGAGCCCCCGCCTCTGTTGGTTCATCATCGAACCCTTTTGCATCATTTCAACAGAAGCCGTCTCAACAGCAATCATCAAGTATCTTTGGAACTCAACAATCGTCTCCACAAACGAACGTATTTGGGTCAGTGCAGCCGCAGCAGCAACAAGTACAACAACCCCAGGGCGGTATTTTTAGCCAACAACCTGAACAAAATCCTGTTGGAGGGATTTTTGCTCCCAGTAGctctaacaataataataataactccagcatatttaaaaatgacgCGACGTCATTAAATATGGGAGCAGTATCCTCAGAGGCCGAAGGCATGAACGATGAAACAATTGAAGAGTTTCAAACACCTGAATCTTTAGCTTCAAGAACAATTCCAAATACTACCACATCTAATCCTgtaccaaataataataataataatagtagtaatatatttcaaacacCTCAAGAATTGCCTAAGAGTGAAGTTAAAACGGGATTGTTTGGGCAAATAATTCGTAAAGCTGAGGATCCTAGTCtttattctaaaattgaaatattaactaGGGAAGAGTTGGAAATATTTAAGACCAAAAATTTCGTTCTTGGGAAAATTCCAGAGATCCCTCCACCAAGAGAGCTTTGTACTTAA